From a region of the Malania oleifera isolate guangnan ecotype guangnan chromosome 12, ASM2987363v1, whole genome shotgun sequence genome:
- the LOC131144451 gene encoding uncharacterized protein LOC131144451, which produces MEQEAEKSLVQEGMPDECHRDSPDPVSQVRKLLFRRMLVGIKDGRFFLGTFHCIDKQGNILLQDAVEYRSTHRSGVSPMEHRCLGLILIPSSCRTACHVDCSIEEHMLLLSLQE; this is translated from the coding sequence ATGGAGCAAGAAGCAGAGAAATCTTTAGTTCAGGAGGGAATGCCAGATGAGTGTCACAGAGACAGCCCAGATCCTGTTAGCCAGGTTAGGAAGCTGTTGTTCCGCCGAATGCTGGTGGGTATCAAGGATGGTAGATTTTTCTTGGGTACCTTCCACTGCATTGACAAACAGGGAAATATCCTTCTCCAAGATGCGGTGGAATACCGTAGCACCCATCGCTCTGGTGTGTCCCCAATGGAACATCGCTGCCTTGGTCTTATCCTCATCCCATCCTCTTGTCGAACTGCCTGTCACGTGGATTGCTCCATTGAAGAGCATATGTTGCTGCTTTCCCTGCAGGAATAG